The Amaranthus tricolor cultivar Red isolate AtriRed21 chromosome 6, ASM2621246v1, whole genome shotgun sequence genome has a segment encoding these proteins:
- the LOC130814775 gene encoding AP-5 complex subunit mu isoform X2 has protein sequence MSISSSSLGGFLLWSADGVLPVILDIRRLQLKMVVIRQLYRVCFLLILKSPRRFLTGRREPKHLEAYERLYKRPDCGTAIGMDPNVSSLLLDLPSITGSFMVAHVIGDIITGDIMEPEIVVSASPSVGGLLDSLTGSIGISGMSARGKPAPATVAASPASPALAGSGMSDAQKVGSRPLDKDALQSFIGSAMPFGTPLDLSYSNLSAIKLNGFSSLDVPPTDVKQPAWKPYLYRGRQRMLFTIHEMINASMYDRDEIPDSISISAQVNCRAELEGLPDVSFSLTGLNNSHIEAVSFHPCVQVPEQGVDKQALMFSPPFGNFTLMRYLTFCKIGPPVKGFYQLSMVSENEGAFLFKLRLLDGYKAPLAMDFCTITMPFPRRRVISFSGTPSVGTVSSTDHSIDWKIISTGRGVSGKSVEATFSGTIKFARLQTQKFVGSVRMTTYDEESDTELENSNNVNIEELLEEKMRNDLPSIDLEEPFCWQAYDYAKVSFKIMGASVSGISIDAKHVSIYPAVKAPVELSTQVTSGVYILWNTLGKCPSAAMPVA, from the exons ATGTCGATTTCGTCGTCTTCTCTAG GAGGTTTCCTACTGTGGAGCGCCGATGGCGTGCTGCCTGTAATTCTGGATATAAGAAGGTTGCAGTTGAAAATGGTGGTGATAAGGCAACTGTATCGAGTTTGCTTCCTACTGATTCTGAAATCTCCGAGGCGTTTTCTAACAGGAAGAAGAG AGCCAAAGCATTTGGAGGCATATGAGAGATTGTATAAGAGACCTGACTGTGGAACAGCCATTGGCATGGACCCTAATGTATCATCTTTACTACTTGATCTTCCGTCCATCACAGG ATCTTTTATGGTTGCGCATGTTATTGGTGATATAATCACGGGGGATATTATGGAACCTGAGATTGTTGTTAGTGCGTCTCCATCTGTTGGTGGGCTGCTTGATTCTCTAACCGGAAGCATTGGCATATCTGGTATGTCTGCTCGAGGTAAACCTGCTCCGGCAACTGTTGCAGCTTCCCCTGCATCCCCAGCTTTAGCTGGTTCAGGCATGTCAGATGCTCAAAAAGTTGGTTCCAGGCCATTGGATAAAGATGCATTACAATCTTTCATTGGCAGCGCAATGCCGTTTG GCACTCCATTGGATCTCAGTTACTCCAATCTTTCAGCTATAAAGCTTAATGGCTTCTCTTCCTTAGATGTGCCACCAACAGATGTGAAGCAACCAGCATGGAAACCCTATCTTTACCGAGGAAGGCAGAGAATGTTGTTCACTATTCATGAGATGATCAATGCTTCCATGTATGATCGTGATGAGATACCTGATAGCATTTCAATCTCTGCCCAAGTTAACTGTCGAGCAGAATTAGAGGGGCTGCCTGATGTTTCTTTTTCCTTAACAGGCTTGAACAATTCACATATTGAGGCTGTGTCATTCCATCCTTGTGTTCAAGTTCCAGAGCAAGGTGTTGACAAGCAAGCTCTGATGTTTTCTCCACCTTTCGGTAACTTCACTTTAATGCGTTACTTGACATTTTGCAAAATTGGACCTCCAGTTAAGGGATTTTACCAGCTATCCATGGTTTCAGAAAATGAAGGtgcatttttattcaaattaagACTTTTAGATGGCTATAAGGCTCCACTTGCAATGGACTTTTGCACCATAACAATGCCCTTTCCTCGAAGAAGGGTGATTTCTTTTAGTGGGACACCATCTGTTGGAACTGTGTCTTCTACAGATCACTCAATCGATTGGAAAATTATATCCACTGGAAGAGGAGTGTCTGGGAAGAGTGTGGAGGCTACATTTTCGGGAACGATAAAATTTGCACGCTTACAGACGCAAAAATTCGTTGGCTCAGTCAGAATGACAACTTATGATGAAGAAAGTGATACCGAATTGGAAAATTCAAATAATGTTAACATCGAGGAGCTTCTGGAAGAGAAAATGAGAAATGATCTACCGTCAATTGATTTAGAAGAACCATTTTGTTGGCAGGCTTATGACTATGCTAAA GTTTCCTTCAAGATAATGGGGGCTTCTGTATCTGGAATTTCCATTGATGCGAAACAT GTAAGCATCTATCCTGCTGTTAAGGCACCCGTTGAACTTTCTACTCAG GTTACTTCCGGGGTGTATATTCTGTGGAACACGTTGGGGAAATGCCCTTCTGCTGCCATGCCTGTTGCCTGA
- the LOC130814775 gene encoding AP-5 complex subunit mu isoform X1 produces the protein MPMTETNIISRCNIRAIWILNNVDFVVFSRRFPTVERRWRAACNSGYKKVAVENGGDKATVSSLLPTDSEISEAFSNRKKREGSTRGFGIRVVESVQGSDSWVDDPIVRYIISLYISREEGDDFLLWPLILHVKGPYCILVLPLVEPKHLEAYERLYKRPDCGTAIGMDPNVSSLLLDLPSITGSFMVAHVIGDIITGDIMEPEIVVSASPSVGGLLDSLTGSIGISGMSARGKPAPATVAASPASPALAGSGMSDAQKVGSRPLDKDALQSFIGSAMPFGTPLDLSYSNLSAIKLNGFSSLDVPPTDVKQPAWKPYLYRGRQRMLFTIHEMINASMYDRDEIPDSISISAQVNCRAELEGLPDVSFSLTGLNNSHIEAVSFHPCVQVPEQGVDKQALMFSPPFGNFTLMRYLTFCKIGPPVKGFYQLSMVSENEGAFLFKLRLLDGYKAPLAMDFCTITMPFPRRRVISFSGTPSVGTVSSTDHSIDWKIISTGRGVSGKSVEATFSGTIKFARLQTQKFVGSVRMTTYDEESDTELENSNNVNIEELLEEKMRNDLPSIDLEEPFCWQAYDYAKVSFKIMGASVSGISIDAKHVSIYPAVKAPVELSTQVTSGVYILWNTLGKCPSAAMPVA, from the exons ATGCCGATGACGGAGACCAACATCATTAGCAGGTGCAATATCAGAGCTATATGGATCCTCAACAATGTCGATTTCGTCGTCTTCTCTAG GAGGTTTCCTACTGTGGAGCGCCGATGGCGTGCTGCCTGTAATTCTGGATATAAGAAGGTTGCAGTTGAAAATGGTGGTGATAAGGCAACTGTATCGAGTTTGCTTCCTACTGATTCTGAAATCTCCGAGGCGTTTTCTAACAGGAAGAAGAG AGAGGGATCTACTCGTGGCTTTGGCATACGTGTTGTTGAGTCGGTCCAAGGATCAGATTCCTGGGTTGATGATCCCATTGTGCGTTATATTATAAGCCTTTATATTAGCCGAGAAGAAGGAGATGACTTTCTACTTTGGCCATTAATTCTTCATGTTAAGGGACCTTACTGCATCTTGGTTTTGCCATTAGTAGAGCCAAAGCATTTGGAGGCATATGAGAGATTGTATAAGAGACCTGACTGTGGAACAGCCATTGGCATGGACCCTAATGTATCATCTTTACTACTTGATCTTCCGTCCATCACAGG ATCTTTTATGGTTGCGCATGTTATTGGTGATATAATCACGGGGGATATTATGGAACCTGAGATTGTTGTTAGTGCGTCTCCATCTGTTGGTGGGCTGCTTGATTCTCTAACCGGAAGCATTGGCATATCTGGTATGTCTGCTCGAGGTAAACCTGCTCCGGCAACTGTTGCAGCTTCCCCTGCATCCCCAGCTTTAGCTGGTTCAGGCATGTCAGATGCTCAAAAAGTTGGTTCCAGGCCATTGGATAAAGATGCATTACAATCTTTCATTGGCAGCGCAATGCCGTTTG GCACTCCATTGGATCTCAGTTACTCCAATCTTTCAGCTATAAAGCTTAATGGCTTCTCTTCCTTAGATGTGCCACCAACAGATGTGAAGCAACCAGCATGGAAACCCTATCTTTACCGAGGAAGGCAGAGAATGTTGTTCACTATTCATGAGATGATCAATGCTTCCATGTATGATCGTGATGAGATACCTGATAGCATTTCAATCTCTGCCCAAGTTAACTGTCGAGCAGAATTAGAGGGGCTGCCTGATGTTTCTTTTTCCTTAACAGGCTTGAACAATTCACATATTGAGGCTGTGTCATTCCATCCTTGTGTTCAAGTTCCAGAGCAAGGTGTTGACAAGCAAGCTCTGATGTTTTCTCCACCTTTCGGTAACTTCACTTTAATGCGTTACTTGACATTTTGCAAAATTGGACCTCCAGTTAAGGGATTTTACCAGCTATCCATGGTTTCAGAAAATGAAGGtgcatttttattcaaattaagACTTTTAGATGGCTATAAGGCTCCACTTGCAATGGACTTTTGCACCATAACAATGCCCTTTCCTCGAAGAAGGGTGATTTCTTTTAGTGGGACACCATCTGTTGGAACTGTGTCTTCTACAGATCACTCAATCGATTGGAAAATTATATCCACTGGAAGAGGAGTGTCTGGGAAGAGTGTGGAGGCTACATTTTCGGGAACGATAAAATTTGCACGCTTACAGACGCAAAAATTCGTTGGCTCAGTCAGAATGACAACTTATGATGAAGAAAGTGATACCGAATTGGAAAATTCAAATAATGTTAACATCGAGGAGCTTCTGGAAGAGAAAATGAGAAATGATCTACCGTCAATTGATTTAGAAGAACCATTTTGTTGGCAGGCTTATGACTATGCTAAA GTTTCCTTCAAGATAATGGGGGCTTCTGTATCTGGAATTTCCATTGATGCGAAACAT GTAAGCATCTATCCTGCTGTTAAGGCACCCGTTGAACTTTCTACTCAG GTTACTTCCGGGGTGTATATTCTGTGGAACACGTTGGGGAAATGCCCTTCTGCTGCCATGCCTGTTGCCTGA